The segment AAACTGGTTACAGGGCTTCCCAGGAGATCGTCTAAATAGGCTTTGCTTTTCTTAATTTCATGATGCTGAAAAGCAACTGGTTGTGCTAAAAGAGAAGCATGAGTGACTGAATGAGCGCCAACTTCAAACAGATTTCCCTTGCCGAGCAGGCTTATTTCTTCAGGAATCAGTAAACGGTGGGTTGATCGTGCACATGATTCGGCTCCTGCCCATGCAAGCAATTGATTCAGCACGTCTTGCTGTTCATTTTCAACCAGCGGTTTCAATAATTTCCATAGTGAATAATAGATTTCATGGCGAATACTCGGCGCCTCTTCCCATGCCCGCCATGAGCTATTCTGGTGAACAATATCTTCATTGTATTGAACGTCTCTGTTCAAATTCCATTCGTATATTTTGCCCCTGATGGAAAGTATGAGTGTTTCCGGCAATATGACGGGCTGCAGGATTAGGCGGTCAAGTTCATCCCACCAAAATTCACGACCTTGTTCAATGCATCCGGTTGTAAGAAAGAACGTTGCAGGGGTGTCATACCGTTCTAATAAAGGTTTTGCCGTGTGGAGATTATCACCATAACCATCGTCGAAAGTTATAACCACAGATCGCCTGGGAATTTTACCACGTTGAAGATAATGTGCCAGTTGATCGAGCCTCATCATACGGGTACTTTTTTTTAAAACCTCAAGATGTTCGGAGAAATGCTGCGGAGTCACGCAAAGTGACCATGGGTCCGTCTTTATGTCTGTAACACGGTGATACATCAAAATGAGAGAACTTGACACTAATCGTTTCTTCAGTGTTTGTAATCCCTTTTTTATTTTTGTGGTATTCAGTATCTTCATCATAGAGACTGTCATTTTATTGCTCTGACGGTAATTAAAAGCTCGTAATCCGGATCGCGATAATCCAGTTCATTCGATTGCAATTCCTGTACAGATAATCCGTATAAAAATGCTGTAGTGGCAAACACGTTCCCAAATGCATGAACTGAAACATTTTCCTCTGGAAAAACCTCTATGAACATCTTCTGTGCGGAGAGAGTAGTGAAACCCCAGCACCAGTATTTGCTCCATTGGTCAATACT is part of the Candidatus Jettenia sp. AMX2 genome and harbors:
- a CDS encoding polysaccharide deacetylase family protein, whose translation is MTVSMMKILNTTKIKKGLQTLKKRLVSSSLILMYHRVTDIKTDPWSLCVTPQHFSEHLEVLKKSTRMMRLDQLAHYLQRGKIPRRSVVITFDDGYGDNLHTAKPLLERYDTPATFFLTTGCIEQGREFWWDELDRLILQPVILPETLILSIRGKIYEWNLNRDVQYNEDIVHQNSSWRAWEEAPSIRHEIYYSLWKLLKPLVENEQQDVLNQLLAWAGAESCARSTHRLLIPEEISLLGKGNLFEVGAHSVTHASLLAQPVAFQHHEIKKSKAYLDDLLGSPVTSFSYPYGDYMAETVAIVKETGFSCACSTKAGVVSSKTDSFQLPRFEVPDWDGEEFERQLLKWRYQ